A stretch of Triticum aestivum cultivar Chinese Spring chromosome 1D, IWGSC CS RefSeq v2.1, whole genome shotgun sequence DNA encodes these proteins:
- the LOC123183072 gene encoding RNA polymerase II degradation factor 1, with translation MASPARPASVSGPFGLSPDLARCSFDHTLRREDFQDNRLLRSLVSMREQENHSKEIITEAIESCMNKQAENLVNSLDVISGRLSQLELYCYKLERSIGELRSDVMDYHSEANLNFRGLDKNVKEVQKCVQVLQDKQELAETQNELAKLQIVYEDPAQKSEGTAPSVFMARENDGSFPGAKHELALVPLHQVNQSPAMQFQSCNGLILQQLVPVSLSTQQDQQHLNQSTVYRAQNQCQPERRQAQTFQPAPQSMQPQAQNPQPQTVVEVPPITSQAPEFYIQAQHHWQHQTVQDVHSQARQPQQQPQPQVAQQQQYHNMQQVPAQMVQLQTSSPQAQSAPHVALFYPPYGSQQPACGNTEALSRGMVVQPAYSTISSSQRKHHEAAPVYVQSSAIAVPIAEHHIQHQQTQQFHSPGNGSFAPQQCKVGPYSVQGGAQAYNTVYGSPPNSAATFVAVLPQQAQQASAPMMLHHLGPQPVQNHPADMADKAARMGYLNDHAENMPRRMVAAGQPVEYNTFHDGLSSVGNAAWSG, from the exons ATGGCGTCCCCGGCGCGGCCAGCCTCCGTCTCCGGCCCCTTCGGCCTGTCCCCCGACCTCGCCCGCTGCTCCTTCGACCACACGCTCCGCCGAGAG GATTTTCAGGACAACAGATTATTGAGGTCATTGGTTAGCATGCGTGAACAAGAAAACCATTCCAAAGAAATTATAACGGAAGCTATCGAGAGCTGCATGAACAAACAAGCAGAAAATCTGGTGAATTCACTGGATGTCATCAGTGGAAGGCTGTCGCAGTTGGAGTTATACTGCTATAAGCTTGAAAGGTCCATTGGAGAACTGCGAAGCGATGTAATGGATTATCACAGCGAAGCAAATCTAAACTTCCGTGGCCTTGACAAGAACGTCAAAGAG GTTCAGAAATGTGTACAAGTTCTGCAGGATAAGCAAGAGCTTGCTGAAACTCAGAACGAGCTAGCTAAACTTCAGATTGTATATGAAGATCCTGCACAAAAGAGTGAAGGTACTGCCCCATCAGTTTTCATGGCCAGGGAAAATGATGGCAGTTTCCCAGGTGCAAAGCATGAGCTTGCCCTTGTCCCGCTGCACCAAGTAAATCAGTCTCCTGCTATGCAATTCCAAAGTTGCAACGGGCTTATTCTACAGCAACTTGTGCCTGTCTCTTTGAGCACccaacaagaccagcaacacttgAACCAGTCTACTGTTTACCGCGCGCAAAATCAATGCCAACCTGAGCGCAGGCAGGCCCAAACATTTCAACCTGCACCGCAGTCTATGCAACCGCAGGCCCAGAACCCCCAGCCACAGACTGTAGTTGAGGTACCTCCGATAACTAGTCAGGCACCAGAGTTCTACATCCAAGCTCAGCACCATTGGCAACATCAGACTGTCCAGGATGTTCACTCGCAGGCAAGGCAACCACAACAACAACCACAGCCACAGGTGGCACAACAGCAGCAGTACCACAACATGCAGCAAGTTCCAGCTCAGATGGTTCAACTGCAAACATCTTCTCCGCAGGCCCAAAGTGCACCTCATGTCGCCCTGTTCTATCCTCCTTACGGATCCCAACAGCCCGCATGTGGTAACACCGAGGCACTTTCTAGAGGCATGGTTGTGCAGCCTGCCTATTCTACGATCTCTTCTTCCCAGCGAAAGCACCATGAAGCTGCTCCTGTTTACGTGCAAAGCAGCGCCATTGCTGTTCCTATTGCAGAACATCACATCCAGCACCAGCAGACCCAGCAGTTCCATTCGCCTGGCAATGGCTCATTTGCACCTCAGCAATGCAAGGTTGGTCCCTATTCAGTCCAGGGTGGTGCCCAGGCCTACAACACCGTATATGGGAGCCCTCCCAACAGTGCTGCCACTTTTGTTGCTGTCCTTCCTCAGCAAGCACAGCAGGCCAGTGCTCCGATGATGCTCCATCATCTAGGACCCCAGCCCGTGCAGAATCACCCTGCAGACATGGCTGACAAGGCTGCTCGAATGGGTTACTTGAACGATCATGCTGAGAACATGCCGCGCCGAATGGTGGCTGCAGGCCAGCCTGTAGAGTACAACACCTTCCATGATGGGCTGAGCTCTGTTGGCAATGCGGCTTGGTCTGGCTAG
- the LOC123176507 gene encoding cytochrome P450 89A2-like: MATLHIFFLIATTILFALLLLLRFRRVQGDGRRLPPGPPSLLLLFIAAWLGLTSSPAEAEPLLQRLVRRYGPIVSLRVGSRLAIFVADRRLAHTVLVQRGAALADRPSFASARILGADDNYSVTRAGYGPVWRLLRRNLVAGTLHPSRGRRFTHARFWARHVLVDKLRRLADDGEAPAPVTPTFQYAVFYLLLIMCFGERLDEKVVRAIAAAQHEQVRYMFSKMSVFAFLPSVAEHLFRGRVRKMLSLRRRQKELFLPLINARREYKDKKRGGEREPRRSKSETTLEHSYVDTLFDVRLPEEGNRPLTDDEMVNLCSEFLTAGADTTSTALHWIMAELVKNQAIQERLYKEIKAKTKDGHEEVSEEDIQSMPYLKAVVLEGLRKHPPVHFVLPHMAAEDVEVGGYLVPKGATVNFMVAEMGRDEREWEKPMEFIPERFSGGRGVDVTGGSTGIRMMPFGVGRRICAGLNIAVLHLLYFVANMVREFEWKEAAGHEIDLAEKLEFMVVMKKQLRPRLVPRKPNMQTEGHM, from the coding sequence ATGGCAACGTTGCACATTTTCTTCCTTATTGCGACTACGATCCTCTTCGCCCTCCTCTTACTCCTCCGTTTCCGCCGTGTTCAGGGCGACGGCAGGCGCCTCCCGCCGGGCCCGCCGTCCCTGCTCTTGCTCTTCATCGCGGCGTGGCTAGGGCTCACCAGCTCGCCGGCCGAGGCGGAGCCCCTGCTCCAACGCCTTGTCAGGCGGTACGGCCCCATCGTGTCGTTGCGAGTGGGGTCGCGGCTGGCCATCTTCGTCGCCGACCGACGCCTCGCACACACCGTTCTCGTCCAGCGCGGGGCGGCCCTGGCCGACCGCCCCAGCTTCGCGTCGGCCAGGATCCTCGGCGCGGACGACAATTACTCCGTCACCCGCGCCGGCTACGGGCCGGTGTGGCGCCTCCTGCGCCGCAACCTCGTCGCCGGGACGCTGCACCCGTCGCGCGGCCGCCGGTTCACGCACGCACGCTTCTGGGCGCGCCACGTGCTCGTCGATAAGCTGCGGCGCCTGGCCGACGACGGTGAGGCGCCTGCCCCGGTCACGCCCACGTTCCAGTACGCCGTGTTCTACCTGCTTCTGATCATGTGCTTCGGCGAGAGGCTTGACGAGAAGGTGGTGCGCGCCATCGCCGCCGCGCAGCACGAGCAGGTGCGATACATGTTCAGCAAGATGTCCGTCTTCGCCTTCCTCCCGTCGGTCGCCGAGCACCTCTTCCGCGGACGCGTCCGGAAAATGCTCTCCCTGCGCCGGCGGCAGAAGGAGTTGTTCCTACCGCTGATCAACGCGCGTAGGGAGTACAAGGACAAGAAACGCGGCGGCGAGCGCGAGCCGAGGCGGAGCAAATCGGAGACCACGTTGGAGCACTCGTACGTGGACACGCTGTTCGACGTCAGGCTCCCCGAGGAGGGCAACCGCCCACTCACCGACGACGAGATGGTCAACCTCTGCTCGGAGTTCCTCACCGCCGGGGCTGACACCACCTCCACCGCACTGCACTGGATCATGGCCGAGCTGGTGAAAAACCAGGCCATCCAGGAGAGGCTCTACAAGGAGATCAAAGCCAAGACAAAAGACGGCCATGAAGAGGTATCCGAGGAAGACATTCAGAGCATGCCTTACCTCAAGGCGGTGGTTCTTGAGGGCTTGCGGAAGCACCCGCCCGTGCACTTCGTGCTGCCGCACATGGCAGCGGAGGACGTGGAGGTCGGCGGGTACCTCGTCCCCAAGGGTGCCACGGTGAACTTCATGGTCGCCGAGATGGGGAGGGACGAACGGGAGTGGGAGAAGCCCATGGAGTTCATTCCAGAGCGGTTCTCAGGCGGCCGAGGGGTGGACGTGACAGGAGGCAGCACGGGGATCAGAATGATGCCGTTCGGCGTCGGGCGGAGGATCTGCGCCGGTCTGAACATTGCCGTGCTTCACCTGCTCTACTTTGTGGCCAACATGGTGAGAGAATTCGAGTGGAAGGAAGCGGCCGGCCACGAGATCGACTTGGCGGAGAAACTCGAGTTCATGGTCGTcatgaagaagcagctgcgccCACGCCTTGTGCCCCGAAAACCCAACATGCAAACTGAAGGACACATGTAA
- the LOC123176533 gene encoding uncharacterized protein, translating into MLQRRQMERLPALHLAVVSLLGFCCLIHASRAAISFPPAAPRVQLQETDAILASSGADGQAVVVGEPDRGGVSRRMEMQMEVEDYPGSGANDHHSPWRRQERRN; encoded by the exons ATGCTTCAGAGGAGGCAAATGGAGAGACTGCCTGCACTGCACCTGGCAGTGGTGTCTCTGCTCGGATTCTGCTGCCTCATCCATGCTTCAAGGGCTGCGATCTCATTCCCACCTG CGGCCCCGAGGGTGCAGCTGCAGGAGACCGACGCTATCCTAGCTTCCAGTGGAGCAGATGGTCAG GCGGTCGTAGTGGGGGAACCCGACCGCGGCGGTGTCAGCAGGAGGATGGAGATGCAGATGGAGGTGGAGGACTACCCGGGCTCCGGGGCCAACGACCACCACTCGCCGTGGCGGCGGCAAGAGAGGAGGAACTGA